In Planctomycetota bacterium, a genomic segment contains:
- a CDS encoding site-specific DNA-methyltransferase produces the protein MVRSTKKAPIVPADRKQAFNKGLRKLKESSPDVVGRIVPELYDPSGNVKPDQIIPGDSLELLNAAKPGWADLCFADPPFNIGYLYNGYEDEKPAEQYVHWSTDWMKAVHRALKDNGSFYLAIGDEYAAELCVAAKSVGFNLRNWIVWHYTFGQQPKQKFARSHTHILYFVKDEKNFTFNADAIRVPSARQLIYNDKRASKKGKIPDDTWYLRPQEAQGDLFNQDDDVWFESRLCGTFKEREGWHGCQMPLAVLERIVKVSSNPGDVVLDPFNGSGTTVVASALLGRKYVGLEQNEEYVGFARRRLAAALEEHGEGNDSIDISKAAPTGRASKVETETDALGRKRVPRRKAKVAG, from the coding sequence ATGGTTCGTTCCACGAAGAAAGCCCCGATCGTCCCGGCCGACCGCAAGCAAGCCTTCAACAAGGGCTTGCGGAAGCTCAAGGAAAGTTCACCGGATGTGGTGGGCCGAATCGTTCCCGAACTGTATGATCCGTCCGGTAACGTGAAGCCCGACCAGATCATCCCCGGCGACAGCCTCGAACTGCTCAACGCGGCCAAGCCGGGGTGGGCCGACCTGTGCTTCGCCGACCCGCCGTTCAACATCGGCTACCTCTACAACGGCTACGAGGACGAGAAACCCGCCGAGCAGTACGTGCACTGGTCGACCGACTGGATGAAGGCCGTGCATCGTGCGCTCAAGGACAACGGCAGCTTCTACCTCGCCATCGGCGACGAGTACGCAGCGGAGCTGTGCGTCGCGGCCAAGAGCGTCGGCTTCAACCTCCGCAACTGGATCGTCTGGCACTACACGTTCGGCCAACAGCCCAAGCAGAAGTTCGCCCGCAGCCACACGCACATCCTTTACTTCGTCAAGGACGAGAAGAACTTCACCTTCAACGCCGACGCCATCCGCGTGCCGTCGGCCCGGCAGCTGATCTACAACGACAAGCGGGCGTCCAAGAAGGGCAAGATCCCAGACGACACCTGGTACCTGCGTCCGCAAGAAGCGCAGGGTGACTTGTTCAACCAGGACGACGACGTCTGGTTCGAGTCGCGGTTGTGCGGGACGTTCAAGGAGCGTGAGGGCTGGCACGGCTGCCAGATGCCGCTGGCCGTGCTCGAGCGGATCGTGAAGGTCAGCTCCAACCCCGGTGATGTCGTGCTCGACCCGTTCAACGGCTCGGGCACCACCGTCGTCGCGTCGGCCCTGCTCGGTCGCAAGTACGTCGGCCTTGAGCAGAACGAGGAATACGTCGGCTTCGCCCGCCGCCGCCTCGCCGCCGCCCTCGAAGAGCACGGCGAAGGCAACGACAGCATCGACATCAGCAAAGCCGCCCCGACCGGCCGCGCGAGCAAAGTCGAAACCGAAACCGACGCCCTGGGCCGCAAGCGCGTCCCCCGCCGCAAGGCGAAGGTTGCCGGCTGA